One genomic region from Pseudodesulfovibrio sp. S3 encodes:
- a CDS encoding TIGR01777 family oxidoreductase, with product MRAIIAGGTGFIGRALVRELKEHGWEIVVLSRNPGKVAAVFDTGVIGMPWDNGDWPDMIEPDTAVVNLAGEDIAGGRWTGARKRRILDSRVRAGERIVQAVKKAGVAPGVLIQASAVGYYGPCGNTPVNEYAESGKGFLAEVTRRWESSTSGLEELGSRRCIVRTGVVLGQGGALKRMLPPFRYFLGGPPGSGFQGVSWIHLHDEVRAIRFLMENPEASGPYNLTSPNPVNFRKFAHALGTVLNRPYKTPVPPFALRLLFGEMADEVLLSGQLALPERLMKAGFTFGFPDLRDALRDILR from the coding sequence GTGCGCGCAATAATCGCCGGCGGGACCGGCTTCATAGGCAGGGCTCTGGTTCGGGAACTCAAGGAGCACGGTTGGGAGATCGTGGTTCTGTCACGCAATCCCGGCAAGGTCGCTGCCGTGTTCGATACCGGCGTCATAGGTATGCCATGGGACAACGGCGACTGGCCCGACATGATCGAGCCGGATACGGCCGTGGTCAATCTGGCTGGGGAAGACATTGCGGGCGGTCGGTGGACCGGGGCCAGGAAGCGGCGCATCCTGGACAGCCGGGTCCGGGCGGGCGAGCGTATCGTTCAGGCTGTGAAAAAGGCGGGCGTTGCCCCCGGCGTCCTGATTCAGGCCTCGGCTGTTGGTTACTACGGTCCGTGCGGCAACACGCCTGTCAATGAATACGCTGAGTCCGGCAAGGGATTCCTGGCCGAAGTGACTCGTCGGTGGGAGTCTTCGACGTCCGGGCTGGAGGAGCTGGGTTCCAGGCGTTGTATCGTCCGTACGGGGGTGGTCCTCGGTCAGGGCGGAGCGCTCAAACGCATGTTGCCTCCCTTCCGATATTTCCTGGGCGGGCCTCCCGGCAGCGGTTTCCAGGGCGTCTCCTGGATTCACCTGCACGATGAAGTCAGGGCCATTCGGTTTCTCATGGAAAACCCCGAGGCCAGCGGTCCATACAATCTGACCTCCCCAAATCCGGTCAATTTCCGCAAGTTCGCCCACGCCTTGGGCACGGTCCTGAACCGTCCCTACAAGACCCCGGTGCCGCCGTTCGCCCTGCGTCTGCTGTTTGGTGAGATGGCCGACGAGGTGCTGCTCTCCGGTCAGTTGGCCCTGCCCGAACGGTTGATGAAGGCGGGCTTCACCTTCGGTTTTCCTGACCTCAGGGATGCGCTTCGGGATATTCTTCGATAG
- a CDS encoding dienelactone hydrolase family protein: MEIILATEIWGRTAHVDSLAETLRPLAYRVNVIDPYDGRDPHFSNENEAYAAYLDQCGHAEYARRVTARLNRAEYPVFLVGFSAGAGAVWAAACQKPSPAIRACCFYGSAIRDMADLTPHAPVDLIFPNREPHFDVTELIRTLETKPLVLCHQAEAGHGFMNPLSAHHDKTVCRFWTNWLTEKIAILDHGLGK; this comes from the coding sequence TTGGAAATCATATTGGCCACCGAGATATGGGGACGCACGGCCCACGTGGACAGCCTCGCGGAAACCCTGCGTCCGCTCGCGTACCGGGTCAACGTCATCGACCCCTATGACGGCCGCGACCCGCATTTCTCCAACGAGAACGAGGCTTATGCGGCCTATCTCGATCAGTGTGGGCATGCGGAGTACGCCCGACGGGTAACCGCACGGTTGAACAGGGCCGAGTACCCGGTTTTCCTGGTCGGCTTCAGCGCCGGGGCCGGTGCGGTCTGGGCGGCTGCCTGCCAAAAACCCTCACCCGCGATCCGGGCATGTTGTTTCTACGGCTCCGCCATCCGGGACATGGCGGACCTCACCCCACATGCGCCCGTGGATTTGATCTTTCCCAACCGCGAACCCCACTTCGACGTGACCGAGTTGATCCGCACCCTGGAGACAAAACCGCTGGTGCTGTGTCATCAGGCCGAAGCGGGGCATGGGTTCATGAATCCCCTTTCCGCACACCACGACAAAACTGTCTGCCGATTCTGGACCAACTGGCTGACGGAAAAGATCGCCATTCTTGATCACGGCTTGGGGAAGTAG
- a CDS encoding redoxin domain-containing protein codes for MTHEHDTDEMMPDFAKVGQPVPAFTMEAFDPAEGAFCEVDLGAVRKEGKWTILFFYPADFTFVCPTELADLATRHQELVKLGAEVISVSTDTKFSHMAWRTDERMLADVRFKMAADPTGEVSRFFDVWDYDTGLALRGTFVINPEGVLASSEVNFYNVGRNADELVRKMEANTYLKDHPAEVCPAKWTPGEKTLTPNDAMVGKVYEALND; via the coding sequence ATGACACACGAACACGATACCGATGAAATGATGCCTGATTTCGCCAAAGTAGGCCAGCCTGTCCCTGCATTTACCATGGAGGCCTTTGATCCTGCCGAAGGTGCCTTCTGCGAAGTGGACCTGGGCGCTGTGCGCAAAGAAGGCAAGTGGACCATCCTGTTCTTCTACCCGGCCGACTTCACCTTTGTCTGCCCCACCGAGTTGGCTGATCTGGCAACCAGACACCAGGAACTGGTCAAGCTGGGTGCCGAGGTGATCTCCGTATCCACGGACACCAAATTCAGCCACATGGCCTGGAGGACGGACGAGCGCATGCTGGCGGACGTAAGGTTCAAGATGGCCGCCGACCCCACGGGCGAAGTGTCCCGCTTCTTCGATGTCTGGGACTACGACACCGGCCTGGCCCTGCGCGGCACCTTCGTCATCAACCCCGAAGGCGTGCTGGCCTCGTCCGAAGTCAACTTCTACAACGTGGGCCGCAACGCCGACGAACTGGTCCGCAAGATGGAGGCCAACACCTACCTCAAGGACCATCCCGCCGAGGTCTGCCCGGCCAAGTGGACTCCCGGCGAAAAAACCCTGACCCCCAACGACGCCATGGTGGGCAAGGTCTACGAAGCGCTTAACGACTAG
- a CDS encoding insulinase family protein — MSFGFTKIREMEIEEMATTAIIYRHDKTGARVLSMINDDENKVFGISFRTPPKDSTGVAHILEHSVLCGSDRYPVREPFVELLKGSLQTFLNALTFPDKTCYPVASANVQDFYNLIDVYLDAVFHPRLTENTLKQEGWHYELESREKSMTYKGVVFNEMKGAYSSPDSLLHEHSQQSLFPDVTYGLDSGGDPATIPDLTFEQFMAFHRDHYHPSNGYAFFYGDDDPQKRLEILDAVFSGYEAIDVAETRVPLQERFAEARSVRKGYPASDRLAKGMFTVNWLLAETADANLNLALHILEHILIGLPSSPLKKALTDSGLGDDLAGVGLEADMRQMFFSVGLKGMHPSNAIKAESIIFHTIKELVENGIDVRDIEAAVNSVEFSLRENNTGSYPRGLSLMFQALSTWIYDDDGQEGDPLILLPFEQPLKNIKAWIEKGDRIFEELLARLFLHNPHRTTVLLEPDHKMARRMSKVEIDRLAAAKDAMTPEQLDAVIADARELNRLQAEPDSVDALNTIPRLSVSDLPAENRIIPAELRQVAGRDLLYHDLSTNGIGYLDFGFDLSVIPDELLPYTGIFGRALVESGTTTRDYVDLSQRIARTSGGIWTQAFASPIRDSRDAAARLFVRTKATAEKMTSTLEILTEILTSAKLDNKERLSNIVSEARARAEQRLIPSGHMVVATRLRARTHTAHAMDEAMSGLTNLHFLRDLEKRMEDDFRNVAKDLERFRSLLLNQGNLLVNATMDADIFSALETELASVVGALPQGKVAMATRTAPQLPRREGLAIPAQVNYVGKGCSVAEHGFVFTGAAQVVNKLIRTGYLWEKVRVQGGAYGAFCIMDRLAGALAFVSYRDPNVADTVAAFDAAADYLETVNINGDELEKSIIGAIGEIDSYQLPDAKGFTSLIRHLTGQDNGYLQIIRDQVLSATEADFRAFAQAVRINAQHGDICVLGDSLAMENAGLDLELEQVL; from the coding sequence ATGAGTTTCGGTTTTACCAAGATACGGGAAATGGAAATTGAGGAGATGGCAACCACGGCCATCATCTACCGCCACGACAAGACCGGCGCACGCGTCCTGTCCATGATCAACGACGACGAGAACAAGGTGTTCGGCATCTCGTTCCGCACGCCGCCCAAGGATTCCACAGGCGTGGCGCATATCCTGGAGCATTCGGTCCTGTGCGGGTCCGACAGGTATCCGGTCAGGGAGCCTTTCGTGGAACTGCTCAAGGGGTCGCTCCAGACCTTTCTCAATGCCCTGACCTTTCCGGACAAGACCTGTTATCCTGTTGCCTCGGCCAATGTGCAGGACTTCTACAATCTGATCGACGTCTATCTGGATGCGGTTTTCCATCCCCGCCTGACCGAGAACACCCTGAAGCAGGAGGGCTGGCATTATGAACTGGAGAGCCGCGAGAAATCCATGACCTACAAGGGCGTGGTCTTCAACGAGATGAAGGGCGCGTACTCCTCGCCCGATTCCCTGCTCCACGAGCACTCCCAGCAGTCCCTGTTCCCGGACGTCACCTACGGCCTGGATTCCGGCGGCGACCCGGCAACCATCCCGGACCTGACCTTCGAGCAGTTCATGGCCTTTCATCGCGATCACTATCATCCGTCCAACGGATACGCCTTTTTCTACGGGGACGATGATCCGCAAAAGCGGCTGGAAATCCTGGACGCGGTTTTTTCCGGGTATGAGGCCATTGACGTGGCCGAAACCCGCGTGCCTTTGCAGGAACGGTTCGCTGAAGCCCGGTCCGTGCGCAAGGGATACCCCGCGTCCGACCGCCTGGCCAAGGGCATGTTCACGGTCAACTGGCTCCTGGCCGAGACTGCGGACGCCAACCTGAACCTGGCCCTGCACATCCTGGAGCACATCCTCATCGGCCTGCCCAGCTCGCCGCTGAAGAAGGCGCTTACGGACTCGGGCCTGGGCGACGATCTGGCCGGTGTGGGGTTGGAAGCGGACATGCGCCAGATGTTCTTTTCCGTGGGGCTCAAGGGCATGCACCCGTCCAACGCCATCAAGGCGGAGTCGATCATTTTCCATACCATCAAGGAATTGGTGGAGAACGGCATCGACGTCCGCGACATCGAGGCGGCCGTGAACTCGGTGGAGTTTTCCCTGCGCGAGAACAACACCGGCTCCTATCCGCGCGGCCTGTCCCTCATGTTTCAGGCCCTGTCCACCTGGATTTATGACGACGACGGGCAGGAGGGCGACCCCCTGATTCTGCTCCCCTTCGAACAGCCCCTGAAGAATATCAAGGCGTGGATCGAAAAGGGCGACAGGATTTTCGAGGAGTTGCTGGCGCGGCTTTTTCTGCACAACCCCCATCGCACCACCGTGTTGCTGGAACCGGACCACAAGATGGCCCGGCGCATGTCCAAGGTCGAGATCGATCGCCTTGCGGCAGCCAAGGACGCCATGACCCCGGAGCAGCTGGATGCGGTCATTGCCGATGCCAGGGAGCTGAACCGCCTTCAGGCAGAACCGGATTCGGTGGATGCCCTGAACACCATCCCCCGCCTGTCGGTGAGCGACCTGCCCGCCGAGAACCGGATCATCCCCGCCGAACTGCGGCAGGTGGCAGGCCGGGACCTGCTCTATCATGACCTGTCCACCAACGGCATCGGGTACCTGGATTTCGGGTTCGACCTGTCGGTCATACCGGACGAGCTGCTGCCCTATACAGGCATTTTCGGGCGTGCCCTGGTGGAGTCCGGCACCACCACGCGGGATTATGTGGACCTGTCCCAGCGCATTGCCCGGACCTCCGGCGGCATCTGGACCCAGGCTTTTGCCTCGCCCATACGCGATTCAAGGGACGCGGCTGCCCGGCTGTTCGTGCGCACCAAGGCCACAGCGGAAAAGATGACTTCCACCCTGGAAATCCTGACCGAAATCCTGACTTCGGCCAAGCTCGACAACAAGGAGCGGCTCTCGAACATCGTGTCCGAGGCCCGTGCCCGCGCCGAGCAGCGACTGATTCCGTCCGGTCACATGGTCGTGGCTACGCGGCTGCGCGCCCGGACCCACACGGCCCATGCCATGGACGAGGCCATGTCCGGCCTGACCAACCTGCATTTCCTGCGTGATCTGGAAAAGCGCATGGAGGATGATTTCCGCAACGTTGCCAAGGACCTGGAGCGATTCCGTTCCCTGCTCCTGAACCAGGGCAACCTGCTGGTCAACGCCACCATGGATGCGGACATCTTCAGTGCATTGGAGACGGAACTGGCTTCCGTGGTCGGGGCCCTGCCCCAGGGGAAAGTCGCCATGGCCACGCGTACCGCACCGCAGCTTCCCCGCCGCGAGGGCCTCGCCATACCGGCCCAGGTCAACTATGTGGGCAAGGGGTGCTCTGTGGCCGAGCACGGCTTCGTCTTCACCGGCGCGGCCCAGGTGGTGAACAAGCTCATCCGCACCGGCTATCTCTGGGAAAAGGTCCGAGTCCAGGGCGGGGCTTACGGCGCATTCTGCATCATGGACCGCCTGGCCGGGGCGCTCGCCTTTGTCTCCTACCGCGACCCCAATGTGGCCGATACCGTGGCCGCCTTTGACGCGGCGGCCGACTATCTCGAAACCGTGAACATCAACGGCGATGAGCTGGAAAAGTCCATCATCGGTGCCATAGGCGAGATCGATTCCTACCAGTTGCCCGACGCCAAGGGGTTCACCAGCCTGATCCGCCATCTCACGGGCCAGGACAACGGCTACCTCCAGATCATCCGCGATCAGGTGCTCTCGGCCACCGAAGCGGACTTCCGCGCCTTTGCACAGGCCGTGCGCATCAATGCGCAGCACGGCGACATCTGCGTGCTCGGGGACTCCCTGGCCATGGAAAACGCCGGGCTGGATCTGGAATTGGAGCAGGTGTTGTAA
- a CDS encoding glycosyltransferase family 2 protein — MKPLHTVSVVIPVWNNWELTSSCLHSLREHTPGPDFQVILADNGSTDQTPDEAPLLGKSLFGEHFTYLRLTENLGFAKACNEGAWASSAEYLYFLNNDTLVTPNWLPPLLKAMKGDPRLAGVGPLLLFPDDGTVRSKRVQHLGIAVSYGMEFRHLYEYFPHTHPAVTKQRRLNVVTAAALLMPTRLFKAENGFFAGFVNGMEDVDLCCRIARQGGYFSIIPQSVTYHLTHGTEGRFDHESDNLRLLRRRCRHAKADLYDLILADGFEPGFTPWLELMVRLPEERTEELARHLDDPTTEHLFALLEREPLWAAGYDTLFRMLADQGRLTEAMPVAYFRSLLCPSLQSFADCERIMRQCNIPDMADKYAATIRDMQRTMADRKGLARKARNIMQTVQYPTVQAALEAFLDD; from the coding sequence ATGAAACCACTGCACACCGTTTCCGTGGTCATCCCGGTATGGAACAATTGGGAGTTGACGAGCAGTTGTCTGCACAGCCTCAGGGAACATACCCCCGGCCCGGATTTTCAGGTCATCCTGGCGGACAACGGCTCCACGGACCAAACGCCCGACGAGGCCCCCCTGCTGGGCAAATCGCTCTTCGGCGAACACTTCACCTATTTGCGTCTGACTGAAAATCTGGGGTTTGCCAAGGCGTGCAACGAAGGTGCCTGGGCCAGCTCGGCGGAATATCTCTACTTCCTGAACAACGACACTCTCGTGACGCCCAACTGGTTGCCCCCGCTTCTCAAGGCCATGAAGGGCGACCCCCGCCTTGCCGGTGTCGGCCCCCTGCTCCTGTTCCCTGATGACGGCACCGTGCGCTCCAAGCGGGTGCAGCACCTGGGCATTGCGGTCTCCTACGGCATGGAATTCCGGCACCTGTATGAATATTTTCCCCACACGCATCCGGCCGTCACAAAACAACGCAGGCTGAACGTGGTCACGGCAGCGGCCCTGCTCATGCCCACCCGGCTGTTCAAGGCTGAAAACGGCTTTTTTGCAGGGTTCGTCAACGGCATGGAAGACGTGGACCTGTGTTGCCGCATAGCCCGACAGGGCGGTTATTTTTCGATCATCCCACAGAGCGTGACCTATCACCTCACCCACGGCACCGAAGGACGGTTCGACCATGAGTCCGACAACCTGCGCCTGCTTCGGAGGCGGTGCAGGCACGCAAAGGCGGATTTGTACGACCTGATCCTGGCTGACGGGTTCGAGCCGGGGTTCACCCCCTGGCTGGAGCTGATGGTGCGCTTGCCCGAAGAACGCACGGAAGAACTGGCCCGACACCTCGACGATCCGACCACGGAACATCTGTTCGCGCTCCTGGAGCGGGAACCGCTGTGGGCTGCGGGCTACGACACCCTGTTCCGCATGTTGGCGGATCAAGGCAGATTGACCGAAGCCATGCCCGTGGCCTATTTCCGCTCCCTGCTCTGCCCGAGTCTTCAGTCATTCGCGGATTGCGAGCGTATCATGCGGCAATGCAACATCCCGGACATGGCGGACAAATACGCCGCCACCATCCGGGATATGCAGAGAACCATGGCGGACCGGAAAGGGTTGGCCCGGAAAGCCCGCAACATCATGCAGACCGTCCAGTACCCGACAGTCCAGGCCGCGCTGGAAGCTTTCCTCGACGACTGA
- a CDS encoding class I SAM-dependent methyltransferase yields the protein MAWDPDRYEAWFDTPEGQYALDQEARLLQDVLAGWPRRKHKLLEIGCGTGLFLEMLYQMGLDVTGMDNSPEMIMAARKRFGNRAELHLGHGEHMGYSDNEFDYALLWSVLEFTEEPEAMLTEAARVAEKGLLIGFLNKNSLYYTMNVRNSGSTLSKANWFTWCEMQDLIHNATGFRPTLARSVLPGPAKTWKPTGLCNLINSKILPPSLGAFVAVRVDFTNMKPLTPLFAWKSEPEMG from the coding sequence ATGGCATGGGACCCGGATAGATACGAAGCATGGTTCGACACCCCGGAGGGGCAGTACGCCCTGGACCAGGAGGCGCGGCTGTTGCAGGACGTGCTGGCCGGATGGCCCCGCCGCAAGCACAAGCTGTTGGAGATCGGATGCGGCACGGGGCTGTTCCTGGAGATGCTCTATCAGATGGGACTGGACGTGACCGGCATGGACAACTCCCCGGAGATGATCATGGCCGCACGCAAGCGATTCGGCAACCGGGCCGAACTGCACCTGGGCCATGGAGAGCACATGGGCTACTCGGACAACGAGTTCGACTATGCCCTGCTCTGGTCCGTGCTGGAGTTTACGGAAGAACCCGAGGCCATGCTCACGGAAGCCGCCCGTGTGGCCGAAAAGGGACTGCTCATCGGCTTCCTGAACAAGAACTCCCTCTACTACACCATGAACGTGCGCAACTCCGGCTCCACCCTGAGCAAGGCCAATTGGTTCACCTGGTGCGAAATGCAGGACCTCATCCACAATGCCACGGGGTTTCGCCCCACCCTGGCCCGCTCGGTCCTGCCCGGCCCCGCCAAGACCTGGAAACCCACCGGCCTGTGCAACCTGATCAATTCGAAGATCCTGCCGCCCTCACTGGGGGCCTTTGTGGCCGTGCGCGTGGACTTCACGAACATGAAACCCCTGACGCCGCTCTTTGCCTGGAAAAGCGAACCGGAGATGGGCTAG
- a CDS encoding Fic/DOC family N-terminal domain-containing protein, with product MLSKLPDLNFENAVNYHYDQFPPNNLDYAKIIRPLALATDAIARYDQMLKNMHNSEILLAPLRNQEAIISSRMEGTISTMDEILRYEADFDEDEYGVTQTRSEVIETLLYQRALKSAQQSMENGRQISSWFIRAIHQRLLFLGRGAEKNPGKFKNEQNYLADKTQRNILFVPISPEKLIDGLDSLFEYIANKNELDLIKTAVSHVEFEALHPFKDGNGRIGRMLITLMLWNAGVISEPHFYISAYLEEQKDLYIDCMREVSRSGDWTGWCCFFLEALEKQAMRNLKVVEEITTLYNEMKSLFRKKLSSKWHVKALDYIFTNPVFRNNKFTKGSGIPSTTAAKFSRTLVDEGLLRTLEEASGRRPALYSFEPLMNLVRV from the coding sequence ATGTTAAGCAAGCTTCCGGATTTGAATTTCGAAAACGCAGTCAACTACCACTACGATCAGTTTCCGCCAAACAATCTCGATTATGCAAAAATTATCAGACCGTTGGCGTTAGCTACCGATGCTATCGCACGGTACGATCAAATGTTGAAGAATATGCACAATAGCGAAATACTGTTGGCCCCCCTTCGTAACCAGGAGGCGATCATTTCATCACGTATGGAAGGGACCATAAGTACGATGGATGAAATATTGAGATATGAGGCAGACTTTGATGAAGACGAGTATGGCGTGACACAGACCAGGTCCGAAGTCATCGAGACGTTGCTATACCAGAGGGCATTGAAATCTGCTCAACAGTCAATGGAGAATGGGCGTCAGATTTCAAGTTGGTTCATCCGTGCGATTCACCAAAGACTTTTGTTTTTAGGTCGCGGTGCGGAAAAAAATCCTGGTAAATTTAAAAATGAGCAGAATTACCTGGCAGATAAAACCCAGCGCAACATCCTGTTCGTTCCGATTAGTCCGGAAAAATTGATTGATGGATTGGACAGCTTGTTTGAATATATCGCAAATAAAAATGAATTGGACTTGATCAAGACAGCGGTTTCGCATGTCGAATTCGAAGCCTTGCATCCGTTTAAAGATGGCAATGGTCGTATAGGTAGAATGCTGATTACATTGATGCTATGGAACGCCGGGGTGATCTCCGAACCCCATTTTTATATTAGTGCATATCTTGAAGAGCAAAAGGATTTGTATATCGATTGCATGAGAGAGGTCTCAAGGTCCGGTGACTGGACGGGGTGGTGCTGTTTTTTTTTGGAAGCATTGGAAAAGCAGGCCATGCGAAATTTAAAAGTAGTCGAAGAAATTACCACTTTGTACAATGAAATGAAAAGTTTGTTCAGGAAAAAGCTGTCATCCAAGTGGCACGTTAAGGCGTTGGACTACATTTTTACGAATCCGGTATTCAGAAATAATAAATTTACAAAGGGGAGCGGCATCCCATCCACAACAGCTGCCAAGTTCAGCAGGACGCTTGTTGATGAAGGTTTGCTGCGTACGCTTGAAGAGGCATCAGGCAGGAGACCAGCCCTATACTCCTTCGAACCGTTGATGAATCTAGTCCGAGTTTAA
- a CDS encoding sigma-54 dependent transcriptional regulator has product MAGKILIIDDEATIRLSLRGILEDEGLDIVEAESGEQGLEILGTDIPDLVFLDIWLPGMDGLEVLEIISRDYEGLPVIMISGHGTIETAVKALKKGAFDFIEKPLSLEKVVVSSRNGLEFSRLRQENIALKTRISSEQPYTLTGESEPIVTLKEVIGRVAPTEAWVLITGENGTGKEIVARSIHDQSSRSDRPLVAVNCAAIPEELIESELFGHEKGAFTGADRAQEGKFELADGSTLFLDEIGDMSLKTQAKILRILQEQAFEHVGGRKTITVDVRVIAATNKDLAKEIEAGNFREDLYYRLKVFPLELPPLRDRTDDIPLLINDFMGILVRQHGFKPISFAPDAIAVLKEYPWPGNVRELKNFVERMFIMYAGDTVTPDRLPPEFKKVRPAPEPNPATSVGQDAVEELIADGPADLKQARADFEARFLEAKLKEFDGNISQLAKSIGLERSSLYRKLKAYKIQTD; this is encoded by the coding sequence ATGGCCGGAAAAATCCTGATCATCGACGACGAAGCAACCATCCGTCTTTCCCTGCGCGGCATTCTCGAGGACGAGGGACTGGACATCGTGGAGGCGGAGTCCGGCGAACAGGGACTGGAAATTCTGGGAACCGACATCCCGGACCTGGTTTTTCTCGATATCTGGCTGCCGGGCATGGACGGACTTGAAGTGCTTGAAATCATCTCTCGGGATTACGAAGGACTCCCCGTAATCATGATCTCCGGCCACGGCACCATTGAAACTGCGGTCAAGGCCCTGAAAAAGGGGGCTTTCGACTTCATTGAAAAGCCTCTTTCCCTGGAAAAGGTGGTGGTTTCCTCGCGCAACGGCCTGGAATTCTCCCGTCTGCGCCAGGAAAACATCGCCCTCAAGACCCGCATCAGTTCGGAGCAGCCCTACACCCTGACCGGCGAATCCGAACCCATCGTCACCCTCAAGGAAGTCATCGGCAGGGTGGCCCCCACCGAAGCCTGGGTGCTCATCACCGGCGAAAACGGCACGGGCAAGGAAATCGTGGCCCGGTCCATCCACGACCAGTCCAGCCGATCCGACCGGCCCCTGGTGGCCGTGAACTGTGCGGCCATCCCCGAAGAACTCATCGAATCCGAACTCTTCGGCCACGAAAAGGGCGCGTTCACAGGCGCGGACAGGGCCCAGGAAGGCAAGTTCGAACTGGCTGACGGCTCCACTCTCTTCCTTGATGAAATCGGCGACATGAGTCTGAAGACACAGGCAAAGATTCTCCGCATTCTCCAGGAACAGGCCTTTGAACACGTGGGCGGGCGCAAGACCATCACCGTGGACGTGCGCGTCATCGCGGCCACCAACAAGGACCTGGCCAAAGAGATCGAGGCCGGTAATTTCCGCGAGGACCTATACTACAGGCTCAAGGTCTTTCCCTTGGAACTGCCCCCCCTGCGCGACCGGACCGACGACATCCCGCTGCTGATCAATGATTTCATGGGCATATTGGTCCGACAGCACGGGTTCAAACCCATTTCCTTTGCCCCTGACGCCATTGCCGTTCTCAAGGAATACCCCTGGCCGGGCAATGTCCGGGAACTGAAGAATTTCGTGGAACGCATGTTCATCATGTACGCCGGGGACACGGTCACCCCGGACCGGTTGCCGCCCGAGTTCAAAAAGGTCAGACCGGCCCCCGAGCCGAACCCGGCCACTTCCGTTGGACAGGATGCCGTGGAAGAACTGATCGCAGACGGACCGGCCGACCTCAAGCAGGCGCGTGCCGACTTCGAAGCCCGGTTCCTGGAGGCCAAGCTCAAGGAATTCGACGGCAACATCTCGCAGCTGGCCAAATCCATCGGCCTGGAGCGCAGTTCACTCTACCGAAAGCTCAAGGCCTACAAAATCCAGACGGATTAA
- a CDS encoding geranylgeranyl reductase family protein produces MTKTYDTIICGGSLAGSAAGISLARQGFSVAILDRERFPRNKLCGGLLTWKSIRLLESLFGETPESLTRSGAINHTSDRYSIRTLSQPLAEGSLSFPFHFVDRTLFDDLLLSRAREAGAEVFQETPVTACDPIKGVVTCRDGRTFQGRYVIGADGANSVVRNSFPFLDRDRIKRFMAPTIEIKVSKEALPRPLKNPELYVGFMNAGYGWVFPNRDRIIVGICGLRRNNINFSQVFKDYLDFLEIKSDAIPDLRGHPLPYGNYLENPVHGVTLLAGDAGGFVEPLLGEGIFFALCTGMYAGQAVAQALTTGTHPGTAYRVRLNRYVMPELKGSNILRWTLFRGVQWFGSASLRWFIRMAGTQLGDMVHGKRSYRWLRKKHWDF; encoded by the coding sequence ATGACAAAAACATATGACACCATCATCTGCGGCGGTTCGCTGGCAGGCAGCGCGGCCGGGATTTCACTGGCCCGGCAAGGTTTTTCCGTGGCCATTCTTGACCGCGAACGGTTTCCGCGAAACAAGTTGTGCGGCGGGCTGCTGACCTGGAAATCCATCCGCCTGCTGGAATCCTTGTTCGGAGAAACGCCGGAATCCCTGACCCGGAGTGGTGCCATCAACCACACTTCCGACCGCTACTCCATCCGAACCTTGTCACAGCCCCTTGCCGAAGGCTCCCTCTCCTTTCCCTTCCACTTCGTGGACCGAACCCTGTTCGACGACCTGCTCCTCTCCCGCGCACGGGAAGCCGGGGCCGAAGTCTTCCAGGAAACGCCGGTCACGGCCTGCGACCCGATCAAGGGAGTGGTCACCTGCCGGGACGGCCGGACCTTCCAGGGCCGATATGTCATCGGTGCGGACGGTGCCAACTCCGTTGTGCGGAACTCGTTCCCTTTCCTCGACCGGGACCGGATAAAACGTTTCATGGCCCCGACCATCGAAATCAAAGTTTCGAAAGAGGCCTTGCCGAGACCTTTGAAAAACCCGGAACTCTATGTTGGATTCATGAACGCCGGCTATGGATGGGTCTTTCCGAACCGCGATCGGATCATCGTGGGTATCTGCGGATTACGCCGCAATAATATCAACTTTTCCCAGGTGTTTAAAGATTATCTAGATTTTCTCGAGATTAAATCAGACGCAATTCCCGACCTGCGCGGACACCCGCTTCCCTATGGAAACTACCTGGAGAATCCGGTCCACGGCGTGACCCTGCTGGCCGGGGACGCGGGCGGATTCGTGGAGCCGCTGCTCGGCGAGGGCATCTTCTTTGCCCTGTGCACAGGCATGTACGCGGGCCAGGCCGTGGCCCAGGCCCTGACGACCGGAACCCACCCCGGCACGGCCTACCGGGTCCGACTGAACCGATACGTCATGCCCGAACTCAAGGGCTCCAATATCCTGCGCTGGACCCTGTTCAGGGGGGTGCAATGGTTCGGATCGGCATCGCTGCGCTGGTTCATTCGCATGGCCGGAACCCAACTCGGCGACATGGTCCACGGTAAGCGCTCCTACCGGTGGCTGCGGAAAAAGCACTGGGATTTCTGA